One stretch of Chelonia mydas isolate rCheMyd1 chromosome 17, rCheMyd1.pri.v2, whole genome shotgun sequence DNA includes these proteins:
- the LOC102941016 gene encoding tricarboxylate transport protein, mitochondrial isoform X2 encodes MFEFLSNIAKDSNGKLDNKRSLLCGLGAGVAEAVLVVCPMETIKVKFIHDQSSLNPKYRGFFQGVREIVREQGLRGTYQGLTATVLKQGSNQAIRFFVMTSLRNWYLGDNPHRKVNPFITAAFGATAGAASVFGNTPLDVIKTRMQGLEAHKYKNTLDCAYQILKKEGSLAFYKGTVPRLGRVCLDVAIVFVIYEEVVNVLNKVWKTA; translated from the exons ATGTTTGAGTTCCTCAGTAATATTGCAAAGGATTCAAATGGGAAATTAGACAACAAAAGGAGTTTACTTTGTGGCCTTGGAGCTGGTGTTGCAGAAGCTGTCCTAGTCGTCTGTCCAATGGAAACTATAAAG GTGAAGTTCATTCATGATCAGTCCTCTTTAAATCCAAAGTACAGAGGATTTTTCCAAGGTGTCCGGGAGATTGTTCGGGAACAAG GCTTACGTGGCACATATCAGGGGCTGACAGCAACTGTCCTCAAACAAGGTTCAAACCAGGCTATCCGTTTCTTTGTGATGACTTCCCTTCGCAATTGGTATCTAG GTGATAATCCCCACAGAAAGGTGAATCCATTTATTACAGCTGCATTTGGTGCTACTGCAGGAGCAGCCAGTGTCTTTGGCAATACTCCATTAGATGTCATCAAAACCAGGATGCAG gGCCTGGAAGCccataaatataaaaatacactAGATTGTGCCTATCAGATCCTCAAAAAGGAGGGCTCATTAGC ATTTTACAAAGGAACAGTTCCCCGTCTTGGTCGAGTCTGTTTGGATGTAGCAATTGTGTTTGTTATTTATGAAGAAGTAGTCAATGTTCTCAACAAGGTCTGGAAAACTGCCTGA